Proteins found in one Nostoc sp. NIES-3756 genomic segment:
- a CDS encoding nSTAND1 domain-containing NTPase — MSKTVVINLGNGDLHAGFPCVTAQIWSASHYAPEQFLGSLPSAPDLVELYRDWHANYQALCTRQPMRSAQLEEDDLLEIELGAITNVSLFDFGELCRQLRDNINTWLKSVEFLEIERQLRSQLSRHEEIRVILETNDDSLRRLPWHYWDFIRDYPKAEPALSRPDYHRKDTAQTLCNRNRVRILAILGSSEGIDLQAEADFLKNLENIAEVVQLHQPSRQQFNEQLWDVLGWDILFFAGHSQSEGNTGRIYLNDAPTNNSLTIAQLEEALNAAIARGLKLAIFNSCDGLGLANALGELHIPQVIVMREPVPNFVAQQFFQNFLEAFAIEGQPLYLAVQQARRQLQGLEDTFPCASWLPVIVQNPSVEPPTWVHLGGIPPCPYRGLFAFREEDADLFFGRENFTVNLVKAVKRKRLVAVVGASGSGKSSLVFAGLIPQLRQDLNVHIISFRPGKNPFAALATALVNLQQLCSYVSLENILGLPEDTTTTRLLELDLAIALEQNPELLHTILEKFVQHQFGARIILIADQFEELYTLCPESQRHLFLDLLLSAYNFTPAFTIVLTLRADFYSYALSYRPFSDALQGAVYNLGPMNQEELRQVIEQPAQQMQVGLETGLTNKLISEIDKQPGHLPLLEFALTQLWSKQQNRLLTHQGYEEIGGVEAALANHAESVFAQLSKADRKRAQQTFIQLVRLGDETEATRRLATREEIKPENWDLVTHLASSRLVVTNCNESTDEETVEIVHEALIRNWQRLEHWLIVDGDFLRWREQLRLAIRQWENTGHDQGALLRGKPLIDAQEWQVQRWQELSINEIKFIELSLELRELEFKQQQHRRKLTISSLFAGLILAISLAGFAWWQEQKARISEIKAITASAESLLNANREFDGLITSIKAGSRLKDTVGIDANTRTQITETLLQAINFVREKNRLAKHQGMLESVSFSPDGNFLATASRDRTVKIWSRDGKQQSVTLQESQGEGFNSVAFSPDGKLMATGSWDETAKIWSRDGRLLHILKGHNKAVLEVAFSPDSQLIATASWDNTVRLWSRDGKLLHILKGHTNKVNSVTFSPDGKLIASVGWDKTVRLWNLEGKELSSFPAHADMIWTVAFSPDGKEIATASGDRTAKIWSLAGKELQTLKGHQNGVNSVAFSPDGKMIATGSGDKTVKLWNRNGQEIETLYGHNDAVNSVAFSPDGTSIATASNDKTATIWQLNSPHSTIFRGHQDEVFDLVFSPDGKSIATASWDNTAKLWSLGKDKLQELQTFKGHKGKVNKLSFSPDGKLIATTSWDRTAKLWNLDGSLFKTLSGHKDTVWSVNFSPDGQLIATASEDKTVKLWNLDGSLRRTLTGHTAVVNSVVFSPDGQRIATAGWDKTVKIWSIDGKELQTLSGHTSGINNVAFSPDGKLIASASWDNTVKIWSVDGTLLRTIIGHSNVVHNVTFSPNGKLIATASGDNTVKIWSIDGTLLRTIQGYQDKVWSVRFSPDSRTLASSSRYDIFIWHLYLDDVEHLLGRSCGWARGYLENNPNVKPDEKNLCDRKTIIK, encoded by the coding sequence ATGAGCAAGACAGTTGTCATAAATTTAGGCAATGGTGACTTGCACGCTGGATTTCCTTGTGTGACAGCTCAAATTTGGTCGGCAAGTCATTATGCACCAGAACAGTTTCTTGGTAGCCTACCATCTGCACCAGACTTGGTGGAACTATATAGAGACTGGCACGCAAATTATCAAGCATTGTGTACTCGTCAACCCATGCGTTCTGCCCAGTTAGAGGAAGACGACCTACTAGAAATAGAATTAGGAGCTATTACCAACGTTTCTCTATTCGATTTTGGCGAATTGTGTAGGCAGTTACGAGATAATATTAATACATGGCTGAAGTCTGTAGAATTTCTGGAAATTGAAAGACAATTGCGATCGCAACTTAGTCGCCATGAAGAAATTCGCGTCATTCTGGAAACCAATGATGATAGCTTGCGGCGGCTACCTTGGCATTACTGGGATTTTATTCGTGATTATCCCAAAGCAGAACCAGCACTTTCCAGGCCGGATTACCATCGCAAAGACACAGCCCAAACCCTGTGTAATAGAAATCGGGTGAGAATTTTGGCAATTCTCGGCAGTAGTGAAGGCATTGACTTACAAGCAGAAGCCGATTTTCTTAAAAACTTAGAAAATATTGCCGAAGTTGTCCAGCTACACCAACCATCACGCCAACAGTTTAACGAACAACTTTGGGATGTTTTAGGTTGGGACATCTTATTTTTTGCAGGTCATAGTCAAAGCGAAGGTAACACAGGCAGAATTTACCTCAATGATGCTCCCACCAATAATAGTCTCACAATTGCCCAATTAGAAGAAGCCCTCAACGCTGCGATCGCCAGAGGTTTAAAGTTAGCAATTTTCAACTCCTGCGATGGACTGGGTTTAGCGAATGCTTTGGGAGAACTGCACATTCCCCAAGTAATTGTCATGCGCGAACCAGTGCCAAATTTTGTTGCCCAGCAATTTTTCCAAAATTTCCTAGAAGCTTTCGCCATCGAAGGACAACCTTTATATTTAGCAGTGCAACAGGCACGCAGACAGTTACAAGGGTTAGAAGATACTTTTCCCTGTGCTTCGTGGCTACCTGTAATTGTCCAGAACCCATCTGTAGAACCACCGACATGGGTGCATCTGGGCGGTATTCCCCCTTGCCCCTATCGGGGTTTATTTGCCTTCCGTGAAGAAGATGCAGATTTATTTTTTGGTAGAGAAAACTTTACAGTAAATTTAGTCAAGGCAGTAAAAAGAAAACGGCTAGTAGCTGTAGTGGGAGCCAGTGGTAGCGGTAAGTCGAGTTTAGTATTTGCTGGGTTAATTCCCCAATTGCGCCAAGACTTGAACGTCCACATCATTTCTTTCCGTCCTGGGAAAAACCCCTTTGCCGCCTTGGCAACTGCATTAGTGAATTTACAACAACTTTGTTCCTACGTTTCCCTAGAAAATATACTAGGGTTGCCAGAAGATACTACCACTACTCGGCTACTAGAATTAGATTTAGCGATCGCCTTAGAACAGAACCCCGAATTACTACACACCATCCTAGAAAAGTTTGTTCAGCATCAATTCGGGGCGCGTATCATCCTCATTGCCGACCAGTTTGAAGAACTTTACACCCTCTGCCCAGAGTCACAGCGTCATCTTTTCTTGGATTTATTACTCAGTGCTTATAACTTCACACCCGCTTTCACTATCGTCTTAACCTTACGGGCTGACTTTTACAGTTATGCCCTATCTTACCGCCCCTTTAGTGATGCTTTGCAAGGAGCAGTGTACAATCTTGGGCCGATGAACCAAGAGGAATTACGTCAAGTAATTGAACAGCCTGCCCAACAAATGCAGGTAGGGCTAGAAACAGGATTAACCAATAAATTAATCAGCGAAATCGATAAACAGCCAGGACATTTGCCCTTACTGGAGTTTGCCCTCACTCAGTTATGGTCAAAACAGCAAAATCGGCTCTTAACTCATCAAGGCTATGAAGAAATTGGCGGTGTAGAAGCAGCCTTAGCCAACCATGCTGAGTCTGTGTTTGCCCAGTTGTCCAAAGCCGACAGGAAAAGAGCGCAACAAACATTTATTCAGTTGGTGCGCTTAGGAGACGAAACAGAGGCTACCCGACGCTTGGCTACTCGTGAAGAAATCAAGCCAGAAAACTGGGATTTAGTTACACACCTCGCTTCTTCCCGGCTAGTAGTCACCAACTGCAACGAGTCCACAGACGAAGAAACCGTAGAAATTGTCCATGAAGCCTTAATTAGAAACTGGCAACGACTAGAACATTGGTTAATAGTCGATGGTGACTTTCTACGCTGGCGAGAACAATTGCGTTTAGCAATTCGCCAATGGGAAAATACTGGACATGATCAAGGTGCATTATTACGGGGTAAACCCTTGATAGATGCCCAAGAATGGCAGGTGCAACGCTGGCAAGAACTCAGTATCAACGAAATCAAGTTTATTGAATTAAGTTTAGAACTGCGGGAGTTGGAGTTTAAACAGCAGCAACACAGACGTAAACTCACCATATCCTCCCTATTTGCAGGCTTAATTTTAGCCATAAGTTTAGCTGGCTTTGCTTGGTGGCAAGAACAAAAGGCACGTATCAGCGAAATCAAAGCTATTACAGCATCAGCTGAATCTTTACTTAATGCTAATCGAGAGTTTGATGGCTTAATTACCAGTATCAAAGCTGGTAGCCGACTCAAAGATACTGTAGGGATTGATGCCAACACACGCACCCAAATTACGGAAACTCTACTCCAAGCCATCAACTTTGTCAGAGAGAAAAACCGTCTAGCAAAACATCAAGGGATGCTAGAAAGTGTCAGTTTTAGTCCTGATGGTAACTTCCTTGCCACTGCCAGCAGAGATAGAACCGTCAAAATTTGGAGTCGAGATGGTAAACAACAGTCAGTCACATTACAAGAATCTCAAGGAGAGGGTTTCAATAGTGTAGCTTTCAGCCCTGATGGTAAACTCATGGCTACAGGCAGTTGGGATGAGACAGCGAAAATTTGGAGTCGAGATGGTAGACTCTTACACATCCTTAAGGGACATAACAAAGCAGTTTTAGAAGTAGCCTTTAGCCCTGATAGTCAGTTAATTGCCACAGCTAGTTGGGACAATACGGTGAGACTCTGGAGTCGGGACGGTAAACTCCTACATATTCTCAAAGGACATACGAATAAAGTCAACAGTGTCACCTTTAGCCCTGATGGTAAGTTAATTGCCAGTGTCGGCTGGGATAAAACCGTGAGACTGTGGAATCTGGAGGGCAAAGAATTAAGCAGTTTTCCCGCACATGCAGATATGATTTGGACTGTCGCCTTTAGCCCTGATGGGAAGGAAATTGCTACCGCCAGTGGTGATAGAACTGCCAAAATTTGGAGTTTGGCTGGTAAAGAACTGCAAACCCTCAAAGGTCATCAAAATGGGGTGAACAGTGTAGCATTCAGCCCAGACGGTAAAATGATTGCTACAGGCAGTGGTGATAAAACTGTCAAACTGTGGAACCGCAACGGTCAAGAAATAGAAACCCTCTACGGACACAATGATGCAGTCAATAGCGTTGCCTTCAGCCCTGACGGCACATCCATTGCCACAGCTAGTAATGACAAAACTGCTACAATCTGGCAACTCAACAGCCCCCACAGTACAATTTTTCGGGGTCATCAAGATGAAGTCTTTGACCTAGTATTTAGCCCGGATGGTAAATCCATAGCTACGGCTAGTTGGGATAACACCGCCAAACTCTGGAGTTTGGGCAAAGATAAACTTCAAGAATTGCAAACTTTTAAAGGGCATAAAGGCAAGGTAAATAAGCTCAGTTTCAGTCCAGATGGAAAGTTAATTGCTACGACTAGTTGGGATAGAACAGCCAAACTCTGGAATCTAGACGGGTCATTATTTAAAACACTCTCAGGACATAAAGATACAGTCTGGAGTGTCAACTTCAGCCCAGATGGTCAATTAATTGCTACAGCTAGCGAAGATAAAACTGTCAAACTCTGGAATCTAGACGGGTCATTGCGGCGAACTCTCACAGGACATACGGCTGTAGTTAATAGTGTCGTATTCAGCCCAGATGGTCAGCGAATTGCTACGGCTGGTTGGGATAAAACAGTAAAAATTTGGAGTATTGACGGCAAAGAACTGCAAACTTTATCTGGACATACAAGTGGTATTAACAACGTCGCCTTCAGCCCGGATGGTAAATTAATTGCCAGCGCTAGTTGGGATAACACCGTAAAAATCTGGAGCGTTGACGGTACACTCCTACGTACCATAATAGGACATAGCAATGTAGTTCATAATGTTACCTTCAGCCCCAATGGTAAATTAATCGCTACTGCTAGTGGTGATAATACCGTAAAAATCTGGAGCATTGACGGTACACTCCTGCGTACCATACAAGGCTACCAAGATAAAGTCTGGAGCGTGCGCTTTAGTCCTGATAGTAGAACTTTAGCTAGTAGCAGCAGATATGACATTTTCATTTGGCATTTATACTTAGATGATGTAGAGCATCTACTTGGGCGCAGTTGTGGTTGGGCGCGAGGTTATTTAGAGAATAATCCTAATGTCAAACCCGATGAAAAAAATTTATGCGATCGCAAAACTATAATCAAGTAG
- a CDS encoding alpha-amylase family glycosyl hydrolase: protein MLQSIYSQEIDDIFSQARDQALRNSRKSVQVGDQVKEIPTPFPSPTDWRDTWIYFIMIDRFNNPSSPPQKAWNALGEEGLVFQGGTFEGIRQQLDYLEKLGVGAIWLTPPLKNCQYKRSYHGYGIQDFLQIDPRFASDKENPEAELQRLIDEAHARGIYVIFDIVLNHAGNVFTYLINDEKKESFSFVYEPNNPYDIMWHDHEGKPEWKNADVNEVPDLHTHAAVWPKELRQLEFFRRRGTKDDTEQGGDFSDLRELVTGIPEVRNILIRIHEYLIAKFDIDGFRIDTLRFIEPDFARVFGNAMHEFALSLGKKNFFTFGEIWANEDNTEEKISRFVGRNASEPGDLLGIDAALDFPLFFQLPGVFKGLKEPKALADVYVRRRESLRGIISSNGEVSRFFVTFFDNHDLKSRFYYSNPEEPQKFDDQVTLAIACLFTLQGIPCIYYGTEQGLNGAVDNIPFGDLVVRQALWGKPGGGFNIDHPFYKAIAEITQYRKTYPTLRYGRQYFRPISGDRINYGVSPFKSGVVAFSRILNEQEVVIVANTHTESQQSIYVIVDYNLNSQNPTYKVLYSNKTEFTQPEKVAEQRGVNITEPNGHKSYGPIRAMKVTLQPMEVQILVK, encoded by the coding sequence ATGCTTCAATCAATCTACTCTCAAGAAATTGACGATATCTTCAGTCAAGCTAGGGATCAAGCACTGAGGAATAGCAGAAAATCTGTGCAAGTTGGTGATCAGGTAAAAGAAATTCCTACTCCTTTTCCATCACCGACAGATTGGCGGGATACTTGGATTTATTTTATTATGATAGACCGCTTTAATAATCCATCCAGTCCGCCGCAGAAAGCTTGGAATGCTTTAGGTGAGGAAGGTTTGGTTTTCCAAGGTGGTACTTTTGAAGGTATTCGTCAGCAATTAGATTATTTAGAAAAATTAGGAGTGGGAGCAATTTGGCTAACTCCTCCTTTGAAAAATTGCCAGTATAAACGTAGCTATCATGGTTACGGTATTCAAGATTTCTTACAAATTGATCCACGATTTGCTTCTGATAAAGAAAACCCAGAAGCGGAATTACAAAGATTAATTGATGAGGCTCATGCACGCGGAATTTATGTAATTTTTGATATTGTACTTAACCATGCTGGTAATGTTTTCACCTATTTAATTAATGATGAAAAGAAGGAATCATTTTCCTTCGTCTATGAACCAAATAATCCTTACGATATTATGTGGCATGATCACGAAGGCAAGCCAGAATGGAAAAATGCAGATGTTAATGAAGTTCCTGATCTGCATACCCATGCGGCTGTATGGCCTAAAGAACTTCGTCAACTGGAGTTTTTCCGCAGGAGAGGAACTAAAGATGATACTGAACAAGGTGGCGATTTTAGTGACTTGCGAGAGTTAGTGACGGGGATTCCAGAAGTACGGAATATTTTAATCCGTATTCATGAATATTTGATTGCCAAGTTTGATATTGATGGGTTTCGCATTGATACCTTGAGGTTCATTGAGCCAGATTTCGCCAGAGTTTTTGGTAATGCGATGCACGAATTTGCCTTAAGTTTAGGTAAGAAAAATTTCTTTACCTTTGGTGAAATCTGGGCGAATGAGGACAATACAGAAGAGAAAATCAGTCGTTTTGTTGGTCGCAATGCGTCTGAACCAGGAGATTTATTGGGTATTGATGCGGCGTTGGACTTTCCTTTATTCTTCCAACTCCCTGGTGTGTTTAAAGGACTAAAAGAACCAAAAGCTTTGGCTGATGTGTATGTCAGACGCAGAGAAAGTCTGCGGGGTATTATCAGCTCTAACGGAGAGGTGAGTAGATTTTTTGTCACATTCTTCGATAATCATGATTTAAAGAGTCGCTTTTATTACAGCAACCCGGAGGAACCGCAAAAGTTTGATGATCAAGTAACTTTAGCGATCGCTTGTTTGTTTACTTTGCAAGGCATACCCTGTATATACTACGGCACAGAGCAGGGACTCAACGGTGCGGTTGATAATATTCCATTTGGTGATTTGGTGGTGCGTCAAGCTTTATGGGGTAAGCCAGGAGGCGGCTTCAATATTGACCACCCCTTCTACAAAGCAATTGCCGAAATAACTCAGTACCGTAAAACCTATCCAACTCTGCGTTATGGAAGACAGTATTTTCGTCCTATATCTGGCGATCGCATTAATTATGGTGTTTCACCCTTCAAGTCTGGTGTGGTGGCGTTCTCACGCATTCTCAATGAACAAGAAGTGGTGATAGTTGCAAATACCCACACAGAAAGTCAACAGTCTATCTATGTGATTGTTGATTACAATCTCAATTCACAAAACCCGACTTATAAGGTTTTATATAGCAATAAAACTGAGTTCACTCAACCCGAAAAAGTGGCAGAACAAAGGGGTGTCAACATCACAGAACCTAATGGTCACAAGAGCTATGGGCCAATTAGAGCGATGAAAGTAACTCTGCAACCGATGGAAGTTCAAATTTTAGTGAAATAG
- a CDS encoding ABC transporter permease, translating into MTTEIRDIPDDIARQRKLNRPRFNFIQPLVLLAPSGIWLLLLLVLPTLIIFQLSLVPNIRPGDIVNPSGFENYIRIVDPLYLQVILRSLWLSLGTTAICLILGFPVAYWIAQIAPKRWRNFLILGFVLPLWTSSLLRSYAWITILRPTGLLNSLLTSVGLAPLELLNRTPAVLIGMSYSLLPYMVLILYASLEKLDKRLLEAAADLGANPVQTFGKVTVPQISPGIMAGSLLVFITALGDFINPELLGGASSMTAARLVYNQFLGVTQNWGFGSALSMTLILAVSIAIALLLKFGEATPKR; encoded by the coding sequence GTGACTACAGAAATTCGTGATATTCCTGATGATATTGCCAGACAGAGGAAATTAAATCGCCCAAGGTTCAACTTTATTCAACCTTTGGTATTGTTAGCACCGTCTGGTATTTGGTTATTACTTTTGTTGGTACTACCAACTTTGATAATTTTTCAGTTGAGTTTAGTACCGAATATTCGACCTGGGGATATCGTTAACCCTAGCGGCTTTGAAAACTATATTCGTATAGTTGATCCACTATATTTGCAAGTTATATTGCGATCGCTATGGTTATCTCTTGGAACAACGGCAATTTGTCTGATTTTAGGTTTTCCTGTGGCATATTGGATTGCCCAAATTGCCCCCAAACGCTGGCGGAATTTTCTGATATTGGGCTTTGTCTTACCTTTATGGACTTCTTCTCTACTCCGTTCTTACGCTTGGATAACTATTCTCCGTCCTACTGGCTTATTAAACAGCTTACTGACTAGTGTAGGATTAGCCCCCTTAGAATTACTCAACCGTACACCTGCTGTTTTAATTGGCATGAGTTACAGCTTATTGCCTTACATGGTGTTGATTCTCTATGCTTCCTTGGAAAAATTGGATAAGCGGTTACTAGAAGCCGCCGCAGACTTGGGTGCAAATCCTGTACAAACATTTGGGAAAGTCACAGTTCCGCAAATATCCCCAGGTATTATGGCTGGTTCTTTGCTGGTTTTTATTACTGCCTTGGGGGATTTTATTAACCCTGAATTGCTGGGTGGTGCTTCCAGTATGACGGCAGCGCGGTTAGTTTATAACCAATTCCTCGGCGTTACCCAAAATTGGGGGTTTGGTTCAGCTTTGAGTATGACATTAATTTTAGCTGTGAGTATTGCGATCGCTCTTTTGCTCAAGTTTGGTGAAGCTACTCCTAAGCGGTAA
- a CDS encoding polyamine ABC transporter substrate-binding protein, with protein MTNRRNFLQGITALSSLSLAGCGWRLADVRAAAGSGRSDQLYLYTWTQYSDQKLLQTFSAQTGLKALVDVYDSNEVMLAKLLAGGGGSYSLIYPSDYMVQKMVERGLLIELKHDRLIGLNNLLPQFQNPSYDPKNRYSIPFSWGTTGLIYNSEVIKQPPKDWEYLWQNQSFLNKRMTLLNDVREVMGAVLRMLGYSYNSKNENEIKQAYEKLTVLKPAIAAFDTDAWRNQILAGDLVLAMCYSADAIKVIKENPKLKYVIPRSGSSLWTDTIVIPKSAPNINGAYAWINFILQPEVAANISDRLKIATPNSAAFEQLPKQIKNNENFYPPSSILEKCERISPVGEFEDVYERYWTQLTSS; from the coding sequence ATGACTAATAGAAGAAACTTTTTACAAGGAATAACAGCACTTTCTAGTTTATCTTTAGCGGGTTGTGGCTGGAGATTGGCTGATGTGCGTGCGGCGGCGGGTTCTGGTCGCAGCGATCAATTGTATCTTTATACTTGGACACAATATTCTGACCAAAAATTATTACAAACTTTTAGCGCTCAAACTGGCTTGAAGGCGCTGGTAGATGTTTATGATTCTAATGAGGTGATGCTAGCTAAATTACTAGCTGGTGGGGGTGGTAGTTATAGCCTAATTTACCCATCTGACTATATGGTACAGAAGATGGTGGAAAGAGGTTTATTAATAGAATTAAAACACGATCGCCTAATTGGTTTAAATAATTTATTACCACAATTTCAAAACCCTAGCTATGACCCCAAAAACCGTTATAGTATTCCTTTTAGCTGGGGTACTACAGGGTTAATCTATAATTCGGAAGTTATCAAACAACCGCCAAAGGATTGGGAATATCTGTGGCAAAATCAAAGCTTTCTTAATAAACGTATGACTTTATTAAATGATGTGCGCGAAGTCATGGGTGCGGTGTTGCGGATGTTGGGTTATTCTTATAACTCAAAAAATGAAAATGAAATTAAACAAGCTTATGAAAAATTAACTGTACTCAAGCCAGCGATCGCAGCTTTTGATACTGATGCTTGGAGGAACCAAATATTGGCGGGTGATTTAGTATTAGCGATGTGTTATTCAGCCGATGCGATCAAAGTCATCAAAGAAAATCCTAAGTTGAAATATGTGATTCCTCGTAGTGGTTCTTCCCTATGGACTGACACAATTGTTATTCCTAAATCTGCTCCTAATATAAATGGGGCTTATGCTTGGATAAATTTCATTTTACAACCAGAAGTAGCAGCTAATATTAGCGATCGCTTAAAAATCGCCACTCCTAATAGTGCAGCATTTGAACAATTACCTAAACAAATAAAAAATAACGAAAATTTTTATCCCCCGTCCTCAATTTTAGAAAAATGTGAACGCATTAGTCCTGTAGGAGAATTTGAAGACGTTTATGAACGTTACTGGACACAATTAACTAGTAGTTAG
- a CDS encoding four helix bundle protein, translating into MGSKYFQELRVYKLAEKLADEIWKIVNDWDIFAKNTIGTQIVRSADSIGANIAEGVGRGSFQDNKRFIKIARGSLNETQHWLRRAYTRKLLTIEQVDKLKLMINDLAPQLNSYLKSVGNNVEQ; encoded by the coding sequence ATGGGTAGTAAGTATTTTCAAGAATTACGAGTCTATAAATTAGCAGAAAAGTTAGCTGATGAAATTTGGAAAATAGTTAATGACTGGGATATTTTTGCTAAAAATACTATAGGGACACAGATTGTGCGTTCAGCAGATAGTATTGGGGCAAATATAGCAGAAGGTGTTGGCAGAGGTAGTTTTCAAGATAATAAAAGATTTATCAAAATAGCTAGAGGTTCATTGAATGAAACTCAACATTGGTTAAGACGAGCATACACTCGTAAATTATTAACTATAGAACAGGTAGATAAATTAAAACTCATGATTAATGACCTAGCACCTCAACTAAACTCTTACCTAAAATCCGTTGGCAATAATGTTGAACAATAA
- a CDS encoding ABC transporter ATP-binding protein, whose amino-acid sequence MNMAQTVTQNLKGMKTLQPLDVELRNVFKFFNQEPAVHGIDLDVRQGEFFSILGPSGCGKTTTLRLIAGFEQVDAGKLLIQGQPMTNIPPYRRPVNTVFQSYALFNHLNVWDNIAFGLRLKKFRKSEIESRVKEALRLVKMESLRSRFPSQLSGGQQQRVALARALVNRPAVVLLDEPLGALDLKLRKEMQVELSNLHKDLGLTFIMVTHDQEEALSLSDRIAVMNQGKIEQIGTPSEIYERPKTAFVADFIGDTNLFSGEITALEAEYVQIVTKTGLTIFVARNEDTPTELLTSVVVSVRPEKIQLSLYQPSLVNNCFEGRLVNVMYLGTHVNYVVELTNGIHINVLQPNTLGNLPDRDTPIYAWWGENDCLAISQ is encoded by the coding sequence ATGAATATGGCTCAAACTGTAACGCAGAATCTTAAGGGCATGAAAACGCTTCAACCGCTTGATGTTGAACTGCGTAATGTGTTCAAGTTTTTTAATCAAGAACCAGCAGTGCATGGAATAGATTTGGATGTCAGGCAAGGGGAGTTTTTTAGTATTTTAGGCCCGTCTGGTTGCGGCAAGACCACAACATTACGTTTGATTGCCGGATTTGAACAAGTTGATGCTGGTAAGTTATTAATTCAGGGTCAACCGATGACTAATATTCCCCCCTATCGGCGGCCAGTAAATACAGTATTTCAAAGTTATGCCCTATTTAATCATCTTAACGTTTGGGACAATATCGCTTTTGGGTTACGTCTAAAAAAATTCCGTAAATCGGAAATTGAAAGCCGAGTGAAGGAAGCTTTAAGACTGGTGAAAATGGAAAGTTTGCGATCGCGTTTTCCTAGTCAGCTTTCTGGTGGTCAACAGCAGCGTGTGGCTTTGGCTAGGGCTTTGGTAAATCGTCCGGCTGTGGTGTTGCTGGATGAACCGTTAGGGGCGTTGGATTTAAAACTACGTAAGGAGATGCAGGTCGAGTTATCGAATTTACATAAAGACCTGGGGTTGACTTTTATTATGGTGACTCATGACCAAGAGGAGGCTTTATCATTAAGCGATCGCATTGCGGTGATGAATCAGGGGAAAATTGAACAAATTGGTACACCCAGCGAAATTTACGAACGCCCCAAAACCGCTTTTGTAGCTGATTTTATTGGCGATACAAATTTATTCAGTGGCGAAATCACAGCATTAGAAGCAGAGTACGTGCAAATCGTCACGAAAACCGGACTCACAATTTTTGTCGCCCGTAATGAGGACACACCAACAGAATTATTAACATCTGTAGTAGTTAGTGTTAGACCAGAGAAAATTCAACTTTCCCTTTATCAACCCAGTTTAGTCAATAACTGTTTTGAGGGAAGGTTAGTAAATGTCATGTATTTAGGAACGCACGTTAATTATGTTGTGGAGTTAACTAACGGGATTCATATCAATGTTTTACAACCTAATACTTTAGGCAATTTACCAGACCGTGATACACCGATTTACGCTTGGTGGGGCGAGAATGATTGTTTGGCTATTAGTCAATAG